Within Dysgonomonas sp. HDW5A, the genomic segment TAGATAAAAATCTTATTGAGATAGGAGCACTTATGGTCTTAATCTATTTTCCTACCTCTCAAATTATAGGATTTGATAGATATATTAATACTTTGTTGAAGAAATAACCCGAAGAACACTATGATATCAGAAGATAATACACCACAGGAAAATAAAGAAAAAAAGAATAATACACCCGATAAAGAAACAGCTCTTCCCGAATCTCAGGGAAGGCGTAATGCCATAAAAACACTTGCAACTGTTCCCTTGCTGGGAGCTTTGGCATATGGTGCATACAAGAAACAAAAAAGTATCAAGACGCTGAAAGATGTAAGCGATGTGTTTAACCTTAGTAATGCATCTACGTCCGTTCCGGCTATGCAGACCGATGGAAAACTGATTCGCTTAGGTGTTATTGGTTGCGGCATCAGAGGAAAGCAACTGCTAAGAGCTTTAGGCTTTGCCACACCCGAGCGTATGCAGATACTAAAAACAGAAGCGAAAGAAAACTCGTCGGACACTCGTTACAAAGACTTTTTAGCACAAGAAAGCCTCAATGTTCAAATAACGGGAATATGCGATATATTCGACACATTTGCTGAAGAAGGAATAGCAGCAGGAGGCAATATATATAAAGAAGTAGCTGGCGGAAAAATGGGACCTCAACCCAAACGTTACTTGAACTATAAAGAGTTGTTGGCTGCCGACGATATAGATGCTGTTGTGATTGCTACTCCCGATCATTGGCACGGAACGATGGCTATGGATGCAGCAAAAGCCGGGAAGCATGTTTACTGCGAAAAGCCTTTAACATGGACAGTGCCCGAAACCTATGCGGTAAGAGACGTGATTCGTCAGTCGAATGTGGTTTTTCAATTGGGGCATCAAGGTCGTCAGGTTGATAGTTATCGCAAAGCAAAAGAGATAATAGACAAAGGATTACTGGGACCTATTACTCTTATCGAAGTGTGTACCAACCGAAACGATCCCAATGGAGCATGGGTATATGATATCGATCCTACGGCAAATCCGAAAACAATAGATTGGAAGCAGTTCGAAGGTGATCCGCAAAGAATAAAAGAATATAATGAATATATGCTGAGTAATAACTTGGCAAAATACATGGGACCTGATGAACGTGATAAATTCAGTCTCGAACGGTTTTTTCGCTGGCGTTGCTGGTGGGACTATAGCACCGGACTTAGTGGAGATTTGCTAACTCATGAATATGATGCAGTAAATCAATTGCTTGGAACAGGAATTCCTCATTCGGCAGCATCTTCAGGAGGAGTGTATTTCTTTAAAGACGGTAGGACGGTTCCCGATGTATTACAAACCGTATTTGAGTTTCCTGATAAAAATCTGACCATGTTATATAGTGCCACTTTAGCCAGTAACCGCAACAGGGGCAAGGTGTTTATGGGGCACGATGCTTCGATGGAAGTAGGTAACACGTTGACTTTGAAGATAGACAGTGGATCGACCCGCTATAAAGAAAAAATAGAACAAGGTATTATTAAACCCGACGTTCCATTTTATACTTATGTGCCCGGACAGAGCAAGGTAGATGCTATTACATCTGCCACCGAATTATACTTTGCCGAACGTGGATTGCTTTATTCATACATGGGAGGTAAACGTTACGATACTACATTTCTACATCTCAGAGAGTGGGTCGAATGTATACGCAACAGAAATTTAAAACCTTCGTGTGGTATAGATGCAGCATTCGAGGAAGCCATAACGGCACATATGGGCACAAGGGCTTATCTCGAAGGACGTACCATGTATTGGGACAAAGACAAAGAGCTAATAGTAAAGGCATAACACAAACTATTGCCTTATCAGGATATTATCTGAATTTACAAAATTGTTAACTAATAAATTAAAATTATGGCATCAGAGATTTCGAGGAGAAAATTCTTGCAAACAGGAGCTAAAGCTGCGGTTGGACTGACGATTATTCCGAGTACAGTTTTAGGACAAAGTTTTGGATCAGTAGCACCCAGTGATAAACTGAATATATTGGGTGTTGGTATCGGAGGTCGTGGAGCAGGTGTGTTGAAAGGCATGAATACTCAGAACATTATCGGATTATGTGATGTAGACTGGAAATACAGTGGTCATGTCTTTAAAGATTATCCCAAAGCCAAAGCATATTATGACTACCGGAAAATGTTTGACGAGTTAGGCAAATCTGCTGATGCTGTAATGGTAGCAACGGCCGACCATACACACGCTATAATAGCCGCCGAAGCTATAACTATGGGGAAAAATGTTTATTGCGAAAAACCATTAACTCATACCGTTTACGAGTCGCGCTTATTGACCAAATTGGCCGATAAATATAAAGTGGCTACTCAAATGGGTAATCAGGGATCTTCGGGTGAAGGAGTTCGCAAAGTGTGCGAATGGATATGGAACGGAGAAATAGGAGAAATAACAAAAGTAGAGGCATTTACCGATCGTCCGATATGGCCTCAGGGGTTGAATCGTCCCGATGTTGTAGAAAAAGTACCTAAAACATTAAACTGGGATTTATTTGTCGGACCGGCACAATTCTGTGAATATAACTCTATATATACACCATGGAACTGGCGTGGCTGGTGGGAATTTGGTACAGGTGCATTAGGAGATATGGCTTGTCATATTCTTCATCCTGTATTTAAAGGTCTGAAACTTGGATATCCAACTAAAGTTCAGGGAAGCTCAACTTTGCTGCTAACAGCTTGTGCACCAAATGCACAGATGGTGAAATTTGTATTCCCTGCCAGAGATAATATGCCAAAGGTAGCTATGCCCGAAGTAGAAGTAATATGGTACGATGGAGGATTAAAACCAATGCGTCCCGAAGGTATGCCTGCAAACAAAGACTTGAATGACGATGGCGGAGGTGTTATTTTCCATGGAACAAAAGATACGCTGATATGTGGCTGTTACGGTAAAGACCCTTGGTTACTTTCCGGTCGTGTGCCGTCAGCTCCTAAAGTATTGAGAGAGGTAAAAACATCTCACGAAATGGATTGGGTAAGAGCTTGTAAAGAAGATGCATCGAACAGAGTAGAAACAGCTTCTCCGTTTAGCGAAGCAGGACCTTTTAATGAAATTGTAGTAATGGGTGTTCTTGCCATAAGATTGCAAGGTTTGAATCAGGTATTGGATTGGGATGGCCCGAACATGAGGTTCACCAATATAGATCCGAATGCAACGATAAGAACTGTCATAAAAGACGGTTTCGAGATAAAAGACGGTCATCCTACTTTTGATAAAAAATGGACAGATCCGGTAAATGCAACAGCATTTGCTCAGGAACTG encodes:
- a CDS encoding Gfo/Idh/MocA family protein, which gives rise to MISEDNTPQENKEKKNNTPDKETALPESQGRRNAIKTLATVPLLGALAYGAYKKQKSIKTLKDVSDVFNLSNASTSVPAMQTDGKLIRLGVIGCGIRGKQLLRALGFATPERMQILKTEAKENSSDTRYKDFLAQESLNVQITGICDIFDTFAEEGIAAGGNIYKEVAGGKMGPQPKRYLNYKELLAADDIDAVVIATPDHWHGTMAMDAAKAGKHVYCEKPLTWTVPETYAVRDVIRQSNVVFQLGHQGRQVDSYRKAKEIIDKGLLGPITLIEVCTNRNDPNGAWVYDIDPTANPKTIDWKQFEGDPQRIKEYNEYMLSNNLAKYMGPDERDKFSLERFFRWRCWWDYSTGLSGDLLTHEYDAVNQLLGTGIPHSAASSGGVYFFKDGRTVPDVLQTVFEFPDKNLTMLYSATLASNRNRGKVFMGHDASMEVGNTLTLKIDSGSTRYKEKIEQGIIKPDVPFYTYVPGQSKVDAITSATELYFAERGLLYSYMGGKRYDTTFLHLREWVECIRNRNLKPSCGIDAAFEEAITAHMGTRAYLEGRTMYWDKDKELIVKA
- a CDS encoding Gfo/Idh/MocA family protein — translated: MASEISRRKFLQTGAKAAVGLTIIPSTVLGQSFGSVAPSDKLNILGVGIGGRGAGVLKGMNTQNIIGLCDVDWKYSGHVFKDYPKAKAYYDYRKMFDELGKSADAVMVATADHTHAIIAAEAITMGKNVYCEKPLTHTVYESRLLTKLADKYKVATQMGNQGSSGEGVRKVCEWIWNGEIGEITKVEAFTDRPIWPQGLNRPDVVEKVPKTLNWDLFVGPAQFCEYNSIYTPWNWRGWWEFGTGALGDMACHILHPVFKGLKLGYPTKVQGSSTLLLTACAPNAQMVKFVFPARDNMPKVAMPEVEVIWYDGGLKPMRPEGMPANKDLNDDGGGVIFHGTKDTLICGCYGKDPWLLSGRVPSAPKVLREVKTSHEMDWVRACKEDASNRVETASPFSEAGPFNEIVVMGVLAIRLQGLNQVLDWDGPNMRFTNIDPNATIRTVIKDGFEIKDGHPTFDKKWTDPVNATAFAQELIKHTYRNGWKLPDMPK